One genomic segment of Chryseobacterium phocaeense includes these proteins:
- the fusA gene encoding elongation factor G, which produces MGRDLKFTRNIGIAAHIDAGKTTTTERILFYTGVNHKIGEVHDGASTMDWMEQEAERGITITSAATTCSWNFPTDQGKPVAETKPYHFNIIDTPGHVDFTVEVNRSLRVLDGLVFLFSAVDGVEPQSETNWRLADNYKVARMGFVNKMDRQGADFLNVVKQVKEMLGSNAVPIVLPIGAEEDFKGVVDLIKNRAIIWDEAGQGATFEVVPIPEDMKAEVLEYREKLVEAVADYDETLMEKFFEDPDSISEEEINEALRKATIDLSIIPMTCGSSFKNKGVQFMLDAVCKYLPSPLDKDDIKGTDPRTDAEIVRKPSVDEPFSALAFKIATDPFVGRLAFFRAYSGRLDAGSYILNTRSGDKERISRIYQMHANKQNPVEYIEAGDIGAAVGFKSIKTGDTMCDEKNPIVLESMVFPDPVIGIAVEPKTKADQDKMGNALAKLAEEDPTFTVRTDEASGQTIISGMGELHLDIIVDRMRREFKVEVNQGQPQVEYKENLTKVASHREVYKKQSGGKGKFADIVFELGPADEGKIGLEFINEIKGGNVPREFVPAIEKGFKAAMKNGPLAGFEVEGIKVTLKDGSFHAVDSDALSFELAAKLGFKEAGKAAKPVIMEPIMKLEVVTPEEYMGNIIGDLNKRRGTISGQEEKNGAVVIKGSVPLSEMFGYVTTLRTLSSGRATSSMELEKYAQTPQNVAEEIIAKAKG; this is translated from the coding sequence ATGGGAAGAGATCTTAAATTTACAAGAAATATCGGTATTGCTGCGCACATTGATGCCGGTAAAACTACCACTACAGAAAGGATTCTATTCTATACAGGGGTAAACCACAAAATTGGAGAGGTTCACGATGGTGCTTCTACAATGGACTGGATGGAGCAGGAAGCAGAAAGAGGTATTACCATTACTTCTGCTGCCACTACTTGTTCTTGGAACTTTCCAACAGACCAGGGAAAACCTGTAGCCGAAACTAAACCTTACCACTTCAACATCATCGATACACCGGGACACGTTGACTTCACAGTAGAAGTAAACAGATCTTTGAGAGTATTGGATGGTCTTGTATTCTTATTCTCTGCAGTAGATGGAGTAGAGCCTCAGTCTGAAACAAACTGGAGACTTGCTGACAACTACAAAGTGGCGAGAATGGGATTCGTAAACAAAATGGACAGACAAGGTGCTGACTTCCTTAACGTTGTAAAACAGGTTAAAGAAATGTTAGGATCTAATGCAGTTCCAATCGTTTTACCAATCGGTGCTGAAGAAGATTTCAAAGGTGTAGTTGACTTAATTAAAAACAGAGCGATCATCTGGGATGAAGCAGGACAAGGAGCTACTTTCGAAGTAGTGCCGATTCCTGAAGACATGAAAGCTGAAGTTCTTGAATATAGAGAGAAATTAGTAGAAGCTGTTGCTGACTACGATGAGACTTTGATGGAGAAATTCTTCGAAGATCCGGATTCAATCTCTGAAGAAGAAATCAACGAAGCTCTTAGAAAAGCGACTATCGATTTATCTATTATCCCAATGACTTGTGGTTCTTCATTCAAAAATAAAGGAGTACAGTTTATGTTGGATGCAGTATGTAAATATCTGCCTTCTCCATTGGATAAAGATGATATCAAAGGTACTGACCCGAGAACTGATGCTGAAATCGTAAGAAAACCATCTGTAGATGAGCCTTTCTCTGCATTAGCATTTAAGATTGCTACTGACCCGTTTGTGGGAAGACTGGCATTCTTCAGAGCATACTCAGGAAGACTTGATGCAGGTTCTTATATCCTGAACACCCGTTCTGGTGATAAAGAAAGAATCTCTAGAATCTATCAGATGCACGCTAACAAGCAAAATCCGGTAGAATATATTGAAGCTGGTGATATTGGTGCTGCGGTAGGTTTCAAATCTATCAAAACAGGTGATACAATGTGTGACGAGAAGAACCCAATCGTTCTTGAATCGATGGTTTTCCCTGATCCGGTAATTGGTATCGCTGTTGAGCCTAAAACTAAAGCTGACCAGGATAAAATGGGTAACGCCCTAGCTAAACTGGCTGAAGAAGATCCAACGTTTACAGTAAGAACTGACGAGGCTTCAGGACAAACGATCATCTCTGGTATGGGTGAGCTTCACTTGGATATCATTGTTGACCGTATGAGAAGAGAGTTCAAGGTTGAAGTAAACCAGGGACAGCCTCAGGTAGAATACAAAGAAAACTTAACAAAAGTTGCCAGCCACAGAGAAGTTTACAAAAAGCAGTCCGGTGGTAAAGGTAAATTTGCTGATATCGTATTCGAACTAGGACCAGCTGACGAAGGTAAAATCGGTCTTGAGTTTATCAATGAGATCAAAGGGGGTAACGTTCCTAGAGAATTTGTTCCTGCTATTGAAAAAGGCTTTAAAGCTGCAATGAAGAACGGTCCTTTGGCTGGTTTCGAAGTTGAAGGTATTAAAGTTACTCTTAAAGACGGATCTTTCCACGCGGTGGATTCTGATGCACTTTCTTTTGAATTAGCTGCTAAATTAGGATTTAAAGAAGCTGGTAAAGCTGCTAAGCCGGTAATTATGGAGCCTATTATGAAACTGGAAGTTGTAACTCCGGAAGAATATATGGGTAACATCATTGGTGACCTTAACAAGAGAAGAGGTACGATCAGCGGTCAGGAAGAGAAAAACGGAGCTGTTGTAATCAAAGGTTCTGTTCCACTTTCTGAAATGTTTGGTTACGTAACGACTCTAAGAACACTTTCATCAGGAAGAGCTACTTCTTCTATGGAATTAGAGAAATACGCGCAAACTCCGCAGAACGTTGCAGAGGAAATCATTGCTAAAGCAAAAGGTTAA
- the rpsJ gene encoding 30S ribosomal protein S10 gives MSQRIRIKLKSYDYNLVDKSAEKIVKTVKATGAVVNGPIPLPTNKRIFTVLRSPHVNKKAREQFQLSAHKRLMDIYSSSSKTVDALMKLELPSGVDVEIKV, from the coding sequence ATGTCACAAAGAATCAGAATAAAACTAAAATCTTACGATTACAACTTGGTAGACAAGTCTGCTGAGAAAATCGTAAAAACGGTAAAGGCTACTGGTGCTGTTGTAAACGGTCCTATTCCATTGCCAACGAACAAGAGAATCTTCACAGTGTTGAGATCTCCTCACGTAAACAAGAAGGCAAGAGAGCAGTTCCAGTTATCAGCTCACAAGAGACTGATGGATATCTACTCTTCTTCTTCTAAAACTGTTGATGCTCTAATGAAATTAGAACTTCCTTCAGGAGTAGACGTTGAAATTAAAGTGTGA
- a CDS encoding leucine-rich repeat domain-containing protein, whose protein sequence is MKKIEQIAQSFGVAENRYSYEMNHSKEVVSLEIFEPEYDYLPGFTGTQLMKFVSSFKNLESLAIELDDLVIDHFSEISDLEYLKKLHIECDTEVSNLDFLSRMVHLQHLYIQSSHITDLTGIERHHKLTSLFLGNTAIRVLNPLRDLADLEQLGIFHSRIEDISCLKDLKNLRILNLQHNNIKDLSVFSEMKNIQHLDLSFNQIKNIDSVKDNVILMSLNISNNEIEDISVIRNFQNLNDLSLAHNKVEDISALENIKLVSSLNISGNRIREIAPIKNHENIKIFNAGNNPLEDIQTTEFAARFTYLNLENCGINDISFLLNQHKIVYLNLNLNSVDNFSPLEGMADLKEIDLRFNNITETFPVHYFSDLKMVDLTGNPFGNMKFHVYRGQELDGQKMGLLSDLAKLNADYYFNKGMMDEALAYFYFEKKHTNQHPQVFHIYLQKMLDTASSETVYIKYYFSRMTDFLCFYENSKWLSDEDYNKLHTKIATVKEPEKTTMLETLHAVKEGKRTGFNFNYYDFHFYEEKVSNPYISDELLFIKGSMQVGRDQLMTNLYYLKLLKKRNSPFYFTLLHKIKHVLKMNFAYTEPERKEHDYYRDLIHNIDTSNIPESKVYFSDSHFSKHYQYVHYKHPEPGNKKKDSERGSNLMVLIGVIVIAFALLMAVRSCLNLF, encoded by the coding sequence ATGAAGAAGATAGAACAGATTGCTCAATCATTCGGGGTTGCAGAGAACCGGTATTCCTATGAAATGAATCATTCAAAGGAGGTGGTTTCACTGGAAATTTTTGAACCTGAGTATGATTATTTGCCCGGTTTTACCGGAACTCAGTTAATGAAATTTGTTTCTTCGTTTAAAAACCTGGAATCACTGGCAATTGAGCTGGATGATCTGGTTATTGATCACTTCAGTGAAATTTCAGATTTAGAATATCTTAAAAAGTTGCATATTGAATGTGATACTGAGGTAAGCAATCTGGATTTTTTAAGCCGGATGGTACATCTGCAGCATTTGTACATTCAAAGCTCCCATATTACCGATTTAACCGGTATTGAAAGACATCATAAACTGACCTCGTTGTTTTTGGGAAATACAGCAATTAGAGTTCTGAATCCTTTAAGAGATCTTGCGGATCTGGAACAGTTGGGGATTTTTCATAGCCGGATTGAAGATATTTCTTGTTTGAAAGATCTGAAGAATCTCAGAATTCTTAATCTTCAACATAACAACATCAAAGATCTATCGGTATTCTCTGAAATGAAGAATATTCAGCATCTGGACCTGAGCTTTAATCAGATTAAAAATATTGATTCCGTTAAAGACAATGTTATTCTGATGAGTTTGAATATCAGCAATAATGAGATTGAAGATATCTCTGTCATCAGAAATTTTCAGAACTTAAATGATTTATCTCTTGCCCATAACAAAGTGGAAGATATTTCAGCCCTGGAGAATATAAAATTGGTAAGCAGTCTAAATATCTCAGGAAATAGGATCAGAGAAATCGCCCCGATCAAAAATCACGAAAACATCAAAATATTCAATGCAGGAAACAATCCCCTGGAAGATATTCAGACTACGGAATTTGCTGCACGGTTTACCTATCTCAATCTTGAAAATTGTGGGATAAATGATATTTCTTTTCTTCTGAATCAACACAAAATTGTATACCTTAATCTGAATTTGAATTCAGTGGACAACTTCTCTCCATTGGAAGGAATGGCTGATCTTAAAGAAATTGATCTCCGGTTTAACAATATCACCGAAACGTTTCCGGTTCATTATTTCTCTGATCTGAAAATGGTGGATCTTACCGGCAACCCTTTCGGAAATATGAAGTTTCACGTTTACAGAGGTCAGGAACTGGATGGCCAGAAGATGGGATTGCTTTCTGATCTTGCAAAACTCAACGCAGATTACTACTTCAACAAAGGAATGATGGATGAAGCCCTTGCTTACTTTTATTTTGAAAAAAAGCACACAAATCAACATCCTCAGGTATTTCATATTTATCTCCAAAAAATGCTGGATACCGCCTCTTCAGAAACGGTGTATATTAAATATTACTTTTCCAGAATGACCGACTTTCTTTGCTTTTATGAAAATTCCAAATGGCTTTCAGATGAAGATTATAATAAGTTGCATACTAAGATCGCTACGGTAAAGGAACCTGAAAAGACTACTATGCTGGAAACTTTACATGCAGTAAAAGAGGGTAAGAGAACAGGTTTTAATTTTAATTATTATGATTTTCATTTCTATGAAGAAAAAGTAAGCAATCCTTATATCAGTGATGAATTGTTGTTTATCAAAGGAAGTATGCAGGTAGGAAGAGATCAGCTAATGACTAATTTGTATTATTTGAAACTTCTGAAAAAAAGAAATTCTCCTTTTTACTTTACCCTTCTTCATAAAATCAAGCATGTTCTGAAAATGAATTTTGCCTATACCGAACCGGAAAGAAAAGAACATGATTACTACCGGGATCTGATCCATAATATTGATACAAGTAATATCCCTGAATCGAAAGTGTATTTTTCAGATTCACACTTTAGCAAGCATTACCAATATGTTCACTATAAGCATCCAGAACCGGGAAACAAGAAAAAAGACAGTGAAAGAGGATCAAACCTGATGGTATTGATAGGTGTTATAGTTATTGCATTTGCATTATTGATGGCCGTCAGAAGTTGCTTGAATTTATTTTAA
- a CDS encoding low affinity iron permease family protein: protein MAKSDKSIFEKFSDWATKFTGSSYAFIGATLIVVAWAVSGPVFNYSETWQLVINTGTTIITFLMVFLIQKAQNKDSKAIQIKLNELIAAHEKASNRIVDIEDLTEKELDQLHHYYEELARFAKEDADIHTSHSIDAAQRNQDYKHEFFKRKHEEWLQKQAQKKES from the coding sequence ATGGCTAAGTCAGACAAAAGTATCTTTGAAAAGTTTTCAGATTGGGCAACCAAATTTACAGGAAGTTCTTACGCGTTTATCGGTGCAACACTTATTGTGGTGGCATGGGCCGTTTCGGGACCCGTTTTTAATTATTCCGAAACCTGGCAGCTCGTGATCAATACGGGAACTACCATTATTACTTTCCTGATGGTTTTTCTAATTCAGAAAGCACAAAATAAAGATTCAAAAGCCATACAGATCAAGCTTAATGAACTTATTGCCGCGCATGAAAAAGCCAGCAACAGAATTGTAGATATTGAAGACCTCACGGAAAAAGAACTGGATCAGCTTCATCATTATTATGAAGAGCTGGCCAGATTCGCTAAAGAAGATGCTGATATCCATACCTCGCATTCTATAGATGCAGCTCAGAGAAACCAGGATTATAAACATGAATTCTTTAAACGGAAGCATGAAGAATGGCTTCAGAAGCAAGCACAAAAAAAGGAATCGTAA